Proteins encoded within one genomic window of Ostrinia nubilalis chromosome 5, ilOstNubi1.1, whole genome shotgun sequence:
- the LOC135071888 gene encoding ecdysone-inducible protein E75 isoform X3, whose translation MTLVMSPDSSYGRYDAPAPVDSRIMSPVTVHKEREPELHIEFDGTTVLCRVCGDKASGFHYGVHSCEGCKGFFRRSIQQKIQYRPCTKNQQCSILRINRNRCQYCRLKKCIAVGMSRDAVRFGRVPKREKARILAAMQQSSTTRAHEQAAAAELDDAPRLLARVVRAHYDTCEFTSDRVAEMRARARDCPTYSQPTLACPLNPAPELQSEKEFSQRFAHVIRGVIDFAGLIPGFQLLTQDDKFTLLKSGLFDALFVRLICMFDAPLNSIICLNGQLMKRDSIQSGANARFLVDSTFKFAERMNSMNLTDAEIGLFCAIVLITPDRPGLRNIELVERMHARLKSCLQTVIAQNRPDRPGFLRELMDTLPDLRTLSTLHTEKLVVFRTEHKELLRQKMWGDEEGVSWVDSGADESARSPIGSVSSSESGEAAGDCGTPLLAATLAGRRRLDSRGSVDEEALGVAHLAHNGLTVTPVRPPPRYRKLDSPTDSGIESGNEKHERIVGPGSGCSSPRSSLEEHLEDRRPAPADDMPVLKRVLQAPPLYDASSLMDEAYKPHKKFRAMRRDTGEAEARPVRPTPSPQPVLHPHPASPAHPAHSPRPLRASLSSTHSVLAKSLMEGPRMTPEQLKRTDIIQQYMRRSEAGAAEGCPMRAGGLLTCYRGASPAPQSVLALQVDVAEADAPQPLNLSKKSPSPPRSYMPQMLPA comes from the exons ATGACTTTAGTGATGTCTCCGGACAGCAGTTATGGGCGCTATGATGCGCCTGCGCCTGTTGACAGCAGAATTATGAGTCCTGTCACGGTGCACAAGGAACGGGAGCCAGAACTTCATATAG AGTTCGATGGTACTACAGTGTTATGCCGCGTATGCGGTGACAAAGCCAGTGGATTTCATTACGGTGTCCATTCCTGTGAAGGCTGCAAG GGTTTCTTCCGGCGGTCGATACAACAGAAGATACAATACAGACCCTGCACGAAAAACCAACAGTGCTCCATCCTTAGAATCAACAGAAATCGGTGTCAATATTGCCGATTGAAAAAATGCATCGCTGTTGGCATGAGCAGAGATG CTGTCCGGTTCGGACGCGTGCCAAAGCGCGAGAAAGCGCGAATCCTTGCTGCGATGCAGCAGTCGTCGACGACCCGGGCCCACGAGCAAGCAGCCGCCGCAGAGCTCGATGATGCGCCGCGGTTACTTGCGCGTGTGGTCCGCGCTCACTACGACACCTGCGAGTTCACCAGCGACCGCGTCGCAGAGATGCGCGCGCGCGCTCGTGACTGTCCCACCTATTCACAACCCACTCTG GCGTGTCCACTAAACCCAGCGCCAGAGTTACAGTCAGAGAAGGAATTCTCTCAAAGATTCGCGCACGTTATACGTGGCGTGATCGACTTCGCCGGGCTCATCCCCGGCTTCCAGCTGCTCACACAAGACGACAAATTCACGTTGCTCAAGAGTGGTCTCTTCGACGCATTATTCGTGAGGCTCATCTGCATGTTTGATGCGCCACTGAATAGCATAATCTGCCTAAATGGACAACTTATGAAGCGAGACTCCATCCAAAGCGGTGCCAACGCCAGGTTTCTCGTTGATTCAACTTTTAAATTCGCAGAGCGGATGAACTCTATGAACCTAACAGACGCCGAAATCGGTCTCTTCTGCGCAATCGTACTCATTACTCCAGACCGACCGGGTCTTCGCAACATTGAACTAGTAGAACGAATGCACGCGCGACTGAAATCGTGTCTACAAACCGTCATTGCCCAGAACAGGCCCGATAGGCCAGGCTTCCTTCGGGAGTTGATGGACACTCTTCCCGATTTGAGGACGCTGAGTACGTTGCACACGGAAAAGCTTGTCGTATTCCGCACAGAACACAAAGAGCTGTTAAGGCAAAAGATGTGGGGAGACGAGGAAGGAGTATCATGGGTTGACTCTGGAGCTGATGAATCAGCCCGCAGCCCTATTGGCTCAGTATCCAGCAGCGAATCCGGCGAAGCGGCCGGCGACTGTGGCACGCCCCTTCTGGCGGCCACTCTGGCGGGCAGACGGCGACTCGACTCGCGAGGGTCAGTCGACGAAGAAGCACTCGGTGTGGCTCATCTCGCACACAATGGTCTCACTGTCACACCGGTGCGCCCCCCGCCCCGCTACCGCAAGCTGGACTCTCCTACTGACTCAGGCATCGAATCCGGCAATGAGAAGCACGAGAGGATAGTCGGACCCGGCTCCGGCTGTTCGAGCCCCCGCTCTTCGCTCGAGGAACACTTGGAGGACAGGCGGCCAGCCCCAGCCGATGACATGCCCGTGCTGAAGCGCGTACTGCAAGCGCCGCCACTGTACGACGCCAGCTCGTTGATGGACGAAGCGTACAAGCCGCACAAGAAGTTCCGTGCTATGCGCCGTGATACCGGTGAGGCCGAGGCGAGGCCCGTGCGACCGACGCCGTCGCCGCAGCCCGTGCTGCACCCGCACCCGGCCAGCCCGGCGCATCCGGCTCACTCGCCGCGCCCGCTGCGCGCCTCGCTGTCGTCGACGCACTCCGTGCTGGCCAAGAGCCTCATGGAGGGCCCGCGCATGACGCCCGAGCAGCTGAAGCGCACGGACATCATCCAGCAGTACATGCGGCGCAGCGAGGCCGGCGCCGCCGAGGGCTGCCCCATGCGCGCGGGCGGCCTGCTGACGTGCTACCGCGGCGCCTCGCCCGCGCCGCAGTCGGTGCTCGCGCTGCAGGTGGACGTCGCCGAGGCGGACGCCCCGCAGCCGCTCAACCTCTCCAAGAAGTCGCCGTCGCCGCCGCGCTCCTATATGCCACAGATGTTACCGGCGTGA
- the LOC135071888 gene encoding ecdysone-inducible protein E75 isoform X4 translates to MEENSVGNTRHGFAEFDGTTVLCRVCGDKASGFHYGVHSCEGCKGFFRRSIQQKIQYRPCTKNQQCSILRINRNRCQYCRLKKCIAVGMSRDAVRFGRVPKREKARILAAMQQSSTTRAHEQAAAAELDDAPRLLARVVRAHYDTCEFTSDRVAEMRARARDCPTYSQPTLACPLNPAPELQSEKEFSQRFAHVIRGVIDFAGLIPGFQLLTQDDKFTLLKSGLFDALFVRLICMFDAPLNSIICLNGQLMKRDSIQSGANARFLVDSTFKFAERMNSMNLTDAEIGLFCAIVLITPDRPGLRNIELVERMHARLKSCLQTVIAQNRPDRPGFLRELMDTLPDLRTLSTLHTEKLVVFRTEHKELLRQKMWGDEEGVSWVDSGADESARSPIGSVSSSESGEAAGDCGTPLLAATLAGRRRLDSRGSVDEEALGVAHLAHNGLTVTPVRPPPRYRKLDSPTDSGIESGNEKHERIVGPGSGCSSPRSSLEEHLEDRRPAPADDMPVLKRVLQAPPLYDASSLMDEAYKPHKKFRAMRRDTGEAEARPVRPTPSPQPVLHPHPASPAHPAHSPRPLRASLSSTHSVLAKSLMEGPRMTPEQLKRTDIIQQYMRRSEAGAAEGCPMRAGGLLTCYRGASPAPQSVLALQVDVAEADAPQPLNLSKKSPSPPRSYMPQMLPA, encoded by the exons AGTTCGATGGTACTACAGTGTTATGCCGCGTATGCGGTGACAAAGCCAGTGGATTTCATTACGGTGTCCATTCCTGTGAAGGCTGCAAG GGTTTCTTCCGGCGGTCGATACAACAGAAGATACAATACAGACCCTGCACGAAAAACCAACAGTGCTCCATCCTTAGAATCAACAGAAATCGGTGTCAATATTGCCGATTGAAAAAATGCATCGCTGTTGGCATGAGCAGAGATG CTGTCCGGTTCGGACGCGTGCCAAAGCGCGAGAAAGCGCGAATCCTTGCTGCGATGCAGCAGTCGTCGACGACCCGGGCCCACGAGCAAGCAGCCGCCGCAGAGCTCGATGATGCGCCGCGGTTACTTGCGCGTGTGGTCCGCGCTCACTACGACACCTGCGAGTTCACCAGCGACCGCGTCGCAGAGATGCGCGCGCGCGCTCGTGACTGTCCCACCTATTCACAACCCACTCTG GCGTGTCCACTAAACCCAGCGCCAGAGTTACAGTCAGAGAAGGAATTCTCTCAAAGATTCGCGCACGTTATACGTGGCGTGATCGACTTCGCCGGGCTCATCCCCGGCTTCCAGCTGCTCACACAAGACGACAAATTCACGTTGCTCAAGAGTGGTCTCTTCGACGCATTATTCGTGAGGCTCATCTGCATGTTTGATGCGCCACTGAATAGCATAATCTGCCTAAATGGACAACTTATGAAGCGAGACTCCATCCAAAGCGGTGCCAACGCCAGGTTTCTCGTTGATTCAACTTTTAAATTCGCAGAGCGGATGAACTCTATGAACCTAACAGACGCCGAAATCGGTCTCTTCTGCGCAATCGTACTCATTACTCCAGACCGACCGGGTCTTCGCAACATTGAACTAGTAGAACGAATGCACGCGCGACTGAAATCGTGTCTACAAACCGTCATTGCCCAGAACAGGCCCGATAGGCCAGGCTTCCTTCGGGAGTTGATGGACACTCTTCCCGATTTGAGGACGCTGAGTACGTTGCACACGGAAAAGCTTGTCGTATTCCGCACAGAACACAAAGAGCTGTTAAGGCAAAAGATGTGGGGAGACGAGGAAGGAGTATCATGGGTTGACTCTGGAGCTGATGAATCAGCCCGCAGCCCTATTGGCTCAGTATCCAGCAGCGAATCCGGCGAAGCGGCCGGCGACTGTGGCACGCCCCTTCTGGCGGCCACTCTGGCGGGCAGACGGCGACTCGACTCGCGAGGGTCAGTCGACGAAGAAGCACTCGGTGTGGCTCATCTCGCACACAATGGTCTCACTGTCACACCGGTGCGCCCCCCGCCCCGCTACCGCAAGCTGGACTCTCCTACTGACTCAGGCATCGAATCCGGCAATGAGAAGCACGAGAGGATAGTCGGACCCGGCTCCGGCTGTTCGAGCCCCCGCTCTTCGCTCGAGGAACACTTGGAGGACAGGCGGCCAGCCCCAGCCGATGACATGCCCGTGCTGAAGCGCGTACTGCAAGCGCCGCCACTGTACGACGCCAGCTCGTTGATGGACGAAGCGTACAAGCCGCACAAGAAGTTCCGTGCTATGCGCCGTGATACCGGTGAGGCCGAGGCGAGGCCCGTGCGACCGACGCCGTCGCCGCAGCCCGTGCTGCACCCGCACCCGGCCAGCCCGGCGCATCCGGCTCACTCGCCGCGCCCGCTGCGCGCCTCGCTGTCGTCGACGCACTCCGTGCTGGCCAAGAGCCTCATGGAGGGCCCGCGCATGACGCCCGAGCAGCTGAAGCGCACGGACATCATCCAGCAGTACATGCGGCGCAGCGAGGCCGGCGCCGCCGAGGGCTGCCCCATGCGCGCGGGCGGCCTGCTGACGTGCTACCGCGGCGCCTCGCCCGCGCCGCAGTCGGTGCTCGCGCTGCAGGTGGACGTCGCCGAGGCGGACGCCCCGCAGCCGCTCAACCTCTCCAAGAAGTCGCCGTCGCCGCCGCGCTCCTATATGCCACAGATGTTACCGGCGTGA
- the LOC135071888 gene encoding ecdysone-inducible protein E75 isoform X2: protein MRLPHPDMTVTECSRHQHLDHDSSQPPEPPPPTDADVLLGRVLAEFDGTTVLCRVCGDKASGFHYGVHSCEGCKGFFRRSIQQKIQYRPCTKNQQCSILRINRNRCQYCRLKKCIAVGMSRDAVRFGRVPKREKARILAAMQQSSTTRAHEQAAAAELDDAPRLLARVVRAHYDTCEFTSDRVAEMRARARDCPTYSQPTLACPLNPAPELQSEKEFSQRFAHVIRGVIDFAGLIPGFQLLTQDDKFTLLKSGLFDALFVRLICMFDAPLNSIICLNGQLMKRDSIQSGANARFLVDSTFKFAERMNSMNLTDAEIGLFCAIVLITPDRPGLRNIELVERMHARLKSCLQTVIAQNRPDRPGFLRELMDTLPDLRTLSTLHTEKLVVFRTEHKELLRQKMWGDEEGVSWVDSGADESARSPIGSVSSSESGEAAGDCGTPLLAATLAGRRRLDSRGSVDEEALGVAHLAHNGLTVTPVRPPPRYRKLDSPTDSGIESGNEKHERIVGPGSGCSSPRSSLEEHLEDRRPAPADDMPVLKRVLQAPPLYDASSLMDEAYKPHKKFRAMRRDTGEAEARPVRPTPSPQPVLHPHPASPAHPAHSPRPLRASLSSTHSVLAKSLMEGPRMTPEQLKRTDIIQQYMRRSEAGAAEGCPMRAGGLLTCYRGASPAPQSVLALQVDVAEADAPQPLNLSKKSPSPPRSYMPQMLPA from the exons AGTTCGATGGTACTACAGTGTTATGCCGCGTATGCGGTGACAAAGCCAGTGGATTTCATTACGGTGTCCATTCCTGTGAAGGCTGCAAG GGTTTCTTCCGGCGGTCGATACAACAGAAGATACAATACAGACCCTGCACGAAAAACCAACAGTGCTCCATCCTTAGAATCAACAGAAATCGGTGTCAATATTGCCGATTGAAAAAATGCATCGCTGTTGGCATGAGCAGAGATG CTGTCCGGTTCGGACGCGTGCCAAAGCGCGAGAAAGCGCGAATCCTTGCTGCGATGCAGCAGTCGTCGACGACCCGGGCCCACGAGCAAGCAGCCGCCGCAGAGCTCGATGATGCGCCGCGGTTACTTGCGCGTGTGGTCCGCGCTCACTACGACACCTGCGAGTTCACCAGCGACCGCGTCGCAGAGATGCGCGCGCGCGCTCGTGACTGTCCCACCTATTCACAACCCACTCTG GCGTGTCCACTAAACCCAGCGCCAGAGTTACAGTCAGAGAAGGAATTCTCTCAAAGATTCGCGCACGTTATACGTGGCGTGATCGACTTCGCCGGGCTCATCCCCGGCTTCCAGCTGCTCACACAAGACGACAAATTCACGTTGCTCAAGAGTGGTCTCTTCGACGCATTATTCGTGAGGCTCATCTGCATGTTTGATGCGCCACTGAATAGCATAATCTGCCTAAATGGACAACTTATGAAGCGAGACTCCATCCAAAGCGGTGCCAACGCCAGGTTTCTCGTTGATTCAACTTTTAAATTCGCAGAGCGGATGAACTCTATGAACCTAACAGACGCCGAAATCGGTCTCTTCTGCGCAATCGTACTCATTACTCCAGACCGACCGGGTCTTCGCAACATTGAACTAGTAGAACGAATGCACGCGCGACTGAAATCGTGTCTACAAACCGTCATTGCCCAGAACAGGCCCGATAGGCCAGGCTTCCTTCGGGAGTTGATGGACACTCTTCCCGATTTGAGGACGCTGAGTACGTTGCACACGGAAAAGCTTGTCGTATTCCGCACAGAACACAAAGAGCTGTTAAGGCAAAAGATGTGGGGAGACGAGGAAGGAGTATCATGGGTTGACTCTGGAGCTGATGAATCAGCCCGCAGCCCTATTGGCTCAGTATCCAGCAGCGAATCCGGCGAAGCGGCCGGCGACTGTGGCACGCCCCTTCTGGCGGCCACTCTGGCGGGCAGACGGCGACTCGACTCGCGAGGGTCAGTCGACGAAGAAGCACTCGGTGTGGCTCATCTCGCACACAATGGTCTCACTGTCACACCGGTGCGCCCCCCGCCCCGCTACCGCAAGCTGGACTCTCCTACTGACTCAGGCATCGAATCCGGCAATGAGAAGCACGAGAGGATAGTCGGACCCGGCTCCGGCTGTTCGAGCCCCCGCTCTTCGCTCGAGGAACACTTGGAGGACAGGCGGCCAGCCCCAGCCGATGACATGCCCGTGCTGAAGCGCGTACTGCAAGCGCCGCCACTGTACGACGCCAGCTCGTTGATGGACGAAGCGTACAAGCCGCACAAGAAGTTCCGTGCTATGCGCCGTGATACCGGTGAGGCCGAGGCGAGGCCCGTGCGACCGACGCCGTCGCCGCAGCCCGTGCTGCACCCGCACCCGGCCAGCCCGGCGCATCCGGCTCACTCGCCGCGCCCGCTGCGCGCCTCGCTGTCGTCGACGCACTCCGTGCTGGCCAAGAGCCTCATGGAGGGCCCGCGCATGACGCCCGAGCAGCTGAAGCGCACGGACATCATCCAGCAGTACATGCGGCGCAGCGAGGCCGGCGCCGCCGAGGGCTGCCCCATGCGCGCGGGCGGCCTGCTGACGTGCTACCGCGGCGCCTCGCCCGCGCCGCAGTCGGTGCTCGCGCTGCAGGTGGACGTCGCCGAGGCGGACGCCCCGCAGCCGCTCAACCTCTCCAAGAAGTCGCCGTCGCCGCCGCGCTCCTATATGCCACAGATGTTACCGGCGTGA
- the LOC135071888 gene encoding ecdysone-inducible protein E75 isoform X5 — protein sequence MVSDMGEDLPILKGILNGVVKYHNAPVRFGRVPKREKARILAAMQQSSTTRAHEQAAAAELDDAPRLLARVVRAHYDTCEFTSDRVAEMRARARDCPTYSQPTLACPLNPAPELQSEKEFSQRFAHVIRGVIDFAGLIPGFQLLTQDDKFTLLKSGLFDALFVRLICMFDAPLNSIICLNGQLMKRDSIQSGANARFLVDSTFKFAERMNSMNLTDAEIGLFCAIVLITPDRPGLRNIELVERMHARLKSCLQTVIAQNRPDRPGFLRELMDTLPDLRTLSTLHTEKLVVFRTEHKELLRQKMWGDEEGVSWVDSGADESARSPIGSVSSSESGEAAGDCGTPLLAATLAGRRRLDSRGSVDEEALGVAHLAHNGLTVTPVRPPPRYRKLDSPTDSGIESGNEKHERIVGPGSGCSSPRSSLEEHLEDRRPAPADDMPVLKRVLQAPPLYDASSLMDEAYKPHKKFRAMRRDTGEAEARPVRPTPSPQPVLHPHPASPAHPAHSPRPLRASLSSTHSVLAKSLMEGPRMTPEQLKRTDIIQQYMRRSEAGAAEGCPMRAGGLLTCYRGASPAPQSVLALQVDVAEADAPQPLNLSKKSPSPPRSYMPQMLPA from the exons ATGGTGTCAGACATGGGAGAAGACTTGCCGATCCTGAAAGGCATCCTTAATGGTGTCGTTAAATATCACAATGCTC CTGTCCGGTTCGGACGCGTGCCAAAGCGCGAGAAAGCGCGAATCCTTGCTGCGATGCAGCAGTCGTCGACGACCCGGGCCCACGAGCAAGCAGCCGCCGCAGAGCTCGATGATGCGCCGCGGTTACTTGCGCGTGTGGTCCGCGCTCACTACGACACCTGCGAGTTCACCAGCGACCGCGTCGCAGAGATGCGCGCGCGCGCTCGTGACTGTCCCACCTATTCACAACCCACTCTG GCGTGTCCACTAAACCCAGCGCCAGAGTTACAGTCAGAGAAGGAATTCTCTCAAAGATTCGCGCACGTTATACGTGGCGTGATCGACTTCGCCGGGCTCATCCCCGGCTTCCAGCTGCTCACACAAGACGACAAATTCACGTTGCTCAAGAGTGGTCTCTTCGACGCATTATTCGTGAGGCTCATCTGCATGTTTGATGCGCCACTGAATAGCATAATCTGCCTAAATGGACAACTTATGAAGCGAGACTCCATCCAAAGCGGTGCCAACGCCAGGTTTCTCGTTGATTCAACTTTTAAATTCGCAGAGCGGATGAACTCTATGAACCTAACAGACGCCGAAATCGGTCTCTTCTGCGCAATCGTACTCATTACTCCAGACCGACCGGGTCTTCGCAACATTGAACTAGTAGAACGAATGCACGCGCGACTGAAATCGTGTCTACAAACCGTCATTGCCCAGAACAGGCCCGATAGGCCAGGCTTCCTTCGGGAGTTGATGGACACTCTTCCCGATTTGAGGACGCTGAGTACGTTGCACACGGAAAAGCTTGTCGTATTCCGCACAGAACACAAAGAGCTGTTAAGGCAAAAGATGTGGGGAGACGAGGAAGGAGTATCATGGGTTGACTCTGGAGCTGATGAATCAGCCCGCAGCCCTATTGGCTCAGTATCCAGCAGCGAATCCGGCGAAGCGGCCGGCGACTGTGGCACGCCCCTTCTGGCGGCCACTCTGGCGGGCAGACGGCGACTCGACTCGCGAGGGTCAGTCGACGAAGAAGCACTCGGTGTGGCTCATCTCGCACACAATGGTCTCACTGTCACACCGGTGCGCCCCCCGCCCCGCTACCGCAAGCTGGACTCTCCTACTGACTCAGGCATCGAATCCGGCAATGAGAAGCACGAGAGGATAGTCGGACCCGGCTCCGGCTGTTCGAGCCCCCGCTCTTCGCTCGAGGAACACTTGGAGGACAGGCGGCCAGCCCCAGCCGATGACATGCCCGTGCTGAAGCGCGTACTGCAAGCGCCGCCACTGTACGACGCCAGCTCGTTGATGGACGAAGCGTACAAGCCGCACAAGAAGTTCCGTGCTATGCGCCGTGATACCGGTGAGGCCGAGGCGAGGCCCGTGCGACCGACGCCGTCGCCGCAGCCCGTGCTGCACCCGCACCCGGCCAGCCCGGCGCATCCGGCTCACTCGCCGCGCCCGCTGCGCGCCTCGCTGTCGTCGACGCACTCCGTGCTGGCCAAGAGCCTCATGGAGGGCCCGCGCATGACGCCCGAGCAGCTGAAGCGCACGGACATCATCCAGCAGTACATGCGGCGCAGCGAGGCCGGCGCCGCCGAGGGCTGCCCCATGCGCGCGGGCGGCCTGCTGACGTGCTACCGCGGCGCCTCGCCCGCGCCGCAGTCGGTGCTCGCGCTGCAGGTGGACGTCGCCGAGGCGGACGCCCCGCAGCCGCTCAACCTCTCCAAGAAGTCGCCGTCGCCGCCGCGCTCCTATATGCCACAGATGTTACCGGCGTGA